From the genome of Trichosurus vulpecula isolate mTriVul1 chromosome 6, mTriVul1.pri, whole genome shotgun sequence:
ACCTTGCATAGTCATGGTAGGAGTAAAGAAAAGAAGAGCCAGATATGAGAAATGTGAGGAGATAGACTAGGTAAGACTTGGcaatggggaagggggaatgaAAGAAAAGCATGGAGAATGACTCCTAGATTGTGACTTTGGGTGACAGAAAGATTGGTGGCAGTGCCCTCAATAGAAGAGGACAGTTAGGACAAATGGGTTGGagggatgtgttgagtttgagttgtTTCAATAGTTAGGAAGACAACCATGGCAGGATCACACaaacccagggaggagagagtacTCAGAAGGTGGGGGTAGTCACCAGTGTTGTTGAATGCTGCAtaaaggtcaaggaggatgagaacTGAAAAAAGGTCATTGGACTAAGCAACTGAGAGATCACTGGtggccttggagagagcagtttctgttCAGTGGTGAGAACAGAATCTAGAGAGAAAGGACTGGGACTCATGTAATATATTTCCTTcctgggagagaggtgggggactataggTGTAGAATGCTACATTCTCAGATTTGCATactttgttgatttgtttttccttaaGTGTTTTTCTTTACCCATTTTTGGATATTAGGAAACAAATGATGTtaagaaaaagggggggggaagaaaaaaatgaaaagaaaaagggggagaggtagcatggcctgggagtcaggaagcccagTGAGTGGAGGCAGCATGCACACACAGCCAGTGTGATGTTGAGCAAGGTCTTTATCTCCCGatgcccccaggcaactttccAGAACTACTAAGTTGCAGAAAATGCACCCATTGGTAGAGAAAATGTCACCTGTTGGGCTGCTGGTGCCAGTGAGATCACAAGCCCAGTCCCTAGCCTTCTCCCGCAGCACATACCCCAAACGCAGTGGGTGTCTAATAATTGCTAATCATTGACTCAACCTCCTCGCGCCCCGGGCCTCTCTCTAAAACTAATCAATCCAAATGCAGCTACTCTGAGGTGATTGGAGAGATCCCCGCAtagatgaaatcccaggtctggaccaaaacaaCAGGCGCATCCGCATTGTAAACAAATTCTACGTTCCTCCAGAGCTGCGGCCactgaagaggaaaaaggggCCAGCTCCCAAGATGCTGGGGAATGAGGTCTGCAGTGTGTGTGGGGACAAGGCTTCTGGCTTTCACTACAATGTCCTGAGCTGTGAGGGATGCAAGGGCTTCTTCCGCCGGAGCGTGATCAAGGGCGCCCGCTACACCTGCCACAGCGGAGGCCAATGCCCCATGGACACCTACATGCGTAGGAAGTGCCAGGAGTGTCGCCTGCGCAAGTGCCGCCAAGCGGGCATGCGAGAGCAGTGTAAGGACTCCCTCGTGCCGTGTGCCCAGGGACTTGAGGAGGGATGGGGGTAGCCGGGCCAGGAGGGCACGCAGGGGCAGCGTGAAGGACCCTAGGAGGGACGGGGGCAGCCGGGCCAGGTGGGCCTGAGCCTTGTGGGTTCTAGCCTGGCTTCCTTCCAAGCacagcctttcctgacccccctcccccagttatTCATGTCCTCTCCTCCTGGAACCCTCTTTGGAGGGTCTTTGCATTGCCTTACCCTCTTCTTGTAGACTCCAGACTCCTGGTGGGCAGGAAGTGTTTTCCATTCCTGCTGCTTTGTCCCCCGTGCCTGCCCAAGGCTCTGCTTCTCTTTCCCACATGGCCCCGTTCCCTATCCTCACTGTGTGCCTGCCTCCATGTCCTCTCTTCCCTGAGCCTTCTTCCTCACCATCAGCCTCAGCCTCACCTCCTGTATGCCCCTAGGTGTCCTGTCAGAGGAGCAGATCCGCCTGAAGAAGCTGAAGCGGCAGGAGGAGGAGCAAGGCCAGGCATCCGCACTGACCCCTCGGGCCCCCTCGCCGCCCCTGGCCTTGCCTCAGCTCAGCCCAGAGCAGCGGGGCATGATTGAGAAGCTGGTGGCCGCCCAGCAGCAGTGTAACCAGCGCTCCTTCTCTGACCGCCTCCGGGTCACGGTACCCCTGGCAGGcggagggaggggctggggagggggtccATGGTCTCCTGGCCCCTATCTCAAAGAGCCTTCTTTTTTCCCCCGGCCCTTCCTGCTCCTGTTCCCTCTGAACAGCCCTGGCCTCTGGCCCCAGACCCCCAGAGCCGCGAGGCCAGGCAGCAGCGCTTCGCCCACTTCACGGAGCTGGCCATCGTCTCTGTGCAGGAGATTGTGGACTTTGCCAAACAGCTGCCCGGCTTCCTGCAGCTCAGCAGGGAGGACCAGATCGCCCTGCTCAAGACATCGACCATTGAGGTGGCTCCAGATGTCTGCGGGTCGGGGGAGGTCTGTGGGGAGGCTGGGCCACTGGGGGAAGAGATGGTCAGCAAGCACCcactgagcacctactgtgtgccaggccctctgCTGAGGAACTGGAGGAAGGCTGAAATATCATCCCTGCCCTCCACAAGCtcccattctaatagggagacagCACATAACTTTGTACATACCATATGTGTCCAGGAAAAGGGGAAGGTCATCCCAGAGCGAGGGCattggtggggagaggaagacctCCGGCCCCCAATGGGATTGGCAGTGAGTCTGGAAggcagccaggaggcagaggggaggaggagggtgatCCAGAAATGTAGGATCCTCGGGGGCTGGGGGTGGATGGAAGGCACACGAGGGAGGCCCGGCCTCCCAGAGCCAGAGTGACCTGCCTGAGCTCCGCAGGTGATGCTCCTCGAGACATCCCGGAGATACAACCCTGGCAGCGAGAGCATCACCTTCCTCAAGGATTTCAGCTACAACCGCGATGATTTTGCCAAGGCAGGTAAGGACCCTTGGGCTGGGGCAGGTTGGGTTTGGACAAAGGCAGGAGGCCTGGAGGTCTCGCCTTCGTTCTGGGGGATCCAGAATGTTGGCAGAGCCAAATGGACAAGGGAGGCCTTGAAGGATGATGGAAAGACAGCTAAACTGAGAGtcttggacctgagttcaaattctgccattaCCGTGGAGCACCTGTGTGATGTCTCTGGAACTAAATGCCCCTAAGGTTGCCCCCAGCTCtcaatctctgatcctgtgatatggggtggggggggaggagaagagagggcagaagaATGGAGAGTGTTCTCCCAGctaggagacagtgaggctgatctGCAGTTTGTTTAGGCCTCTGAGTTCTGGACAGGCATGATGGGCAAGGCCTCTTCCTGGCTATAAGcaattccttctctttcatctccATGAGGCCCTTTCTATTATTCAGCCCAATCCAGTCTAACAAATGTTATTAACAATAACTGGGGCCGCTGGGTGGTGCAGCTGATAgagcagtcaggaggacctgagttcaaatctggcctcagatacttactagctgtgtgaccctgggcaagtcacttaaccctgattaagCCTCTCCtatgggaaaggagagaggcCTAGTGACTAGGGGTCAGCATTAGCATCCCACCCTGACACATGATAATACCTGagggaccctggacaaatcacttagaaACACGTGATGGTAAATAGTAGAGAAGGTCCTGCCCCATACTgggagagtttcctcatctgaaagttcCCTATACCCACGAAATCGCCAGTCCAGTTCCTATCCCCCTGTACAAAGTAACATAGAATAATTACTAGCCGTGAATGGGAATTTGGTCATCTAGAGTTCGTTCCTACATCCTGACgtcttctcccaatttttccctaaatattttaaaatcgtATTTGATtattggggcagcaaggtggcaccgAGGATacagcactggctctggaataaggaggacctgagttcaaatgtggcctcagaccatactagctgtatgaccctgggcaagtcacctaactactctttacctccctccccccctccccaattgtattgatatcttttggttttatatcatcATTTCCAAATGTATCCTTCCCCTCTGCTCTACCCCTTGATCCGTCCCCCTTAACAAAGAATCACAAATGAAcatgaaaagcaaaagcaattcagcaaaatttACCAATATACCAACCGTTTCTGACAGCGTATGCAGCGCTCCCCACCCCAAGTCCCCTGCTTCTTAAAAGGAGGAGGGAGTCAccctgaccttttaaaaaattttttttaaagtctccttTCTCTGGCTGATTTTTCCCATGTCTGGGGTCAGGGAACTAGCTGGCTTAGAGGATAAGGACTATTTTAGGGTGGAAGATTGGGAGCTGCTCCCAGCCTGAAAGATTTTTCTCCAAGAATTAGCTCATATTGACAATTTCCAATAAGGTTGAAACAGATGTGATCGAGAGCTCTGTGGGAAAGAGGTTCTTCTAATATTTccattatcatcctcatctttgtcattattattttattttattttttggtgatttcatcagtgtggaaaaTGCCCTCCACTAAATCAATGGGCTTTAATCTGTAGCTTAGAGAGCTTCCCAGAGCCccaagaagtgacttgtccagggtcacacaacccgTATGTAAGCCAAGTCTTGTGACGCCAAGGCTAGCCTGCTTTTCATCACGCTAGGCTGCCTCTCAGTACATTATCATGAACACATAGTAATATCTAGCacatttaaggtttataaaaagcttttcttacaaccctgtgaggcggGAAGAGCTGGTATTATGGTTCCTACttcacaggtgaagaaagtgGGGCTCAATGCATTAAAGTAacccagccagtaagtggcaaaatttgaactcaggtgttcctgattccaagccactAGCTGCTCTATTAGGCCATCTAGGTGGTAAGTGGAAGagcctgggatttgaacccaggttcctccAGATGCCAAGTCCAATGCTCATTTCACTCCAGATTGGTTCGCTCTTAGGAAGCCATAGCCCAAGGAGGTCATAATGTGTATGTTGTAGAAGGGAAGCTGTGGGTTCACAAACCTGTGTGATGTCTTGGGACATCATAGGGTCCTAGATTTGGAGATGAAAGAGGCCTCAGAGGGCATCTCATCTGActttcatctgcctcagtttctgtgtcTACAAAATGGGCTGGATGCTTTTAACCTCTCCCCAGGGCTAGTGCCATTAAACAGTGGTTTGGGGC
Proteins encoded in this window:
- the NR1H3 gene encoding oxysterols receptor LXR-alpha isoform X1, producing the protein MLIQLLSEESGMLSETDLTQSSSGAKDSVVELWKAEAQDAKQLWKAETQDMVDSLGKAGSNFILGEEARTSHPSGGGSEVGQDAGPASVLFTCSEVHAESAELRPLKRKKGPAPKMLGNEVCSVCGDKASGFHYNVLSCEGCKGFFRRSVIKGARYTCHSGGQCPMDTYMRRKCQECRLRKCRQAGMREQCVLSEEQIRLKKLKRQEEEQGQASALTPRAPSPPLALPQLSPEQRGMIEKLVAAQQQCNQRSFSDRLRVTPWPLAPDPQSREARQQRFAHFTELAIVSVQEIVDFAKQLPGFLQLSREDQIALLKTSTIEVMLLETSRRYNPGSESITFLKDFSYNRDDFAKAGLQVEFINPIFEFSRAMNELQLNDAEFALLIAISIFSADRPNVQDQLQVERLQHTYVEALHAYVSIHHPNDPLMFPRMLMKLVSLRTLSSVHSEQVFALRLQDKKLPPLLSEIWDVQE
- the NR1H3 gene encoding oxysterols receptor LXR-alpha isoform X2 — encoded protein: MSSWLGPPVSDITPDSVVELWKAEAQDAKQLWKAETQDMVDSLGKAGSNFILGEEARTSHPSGGGSEVGQDAGPASVLFTCSEVHAESAELRPLKRKKGPAPKMLGNEVCSVCGDKASGFHYNVLSCEGCKGFFRRSVIKGARYTCHSGGQCPMDTYMRRKCQECRLRKCRQAGMREQCVLSEEQIRLKKLKRQEEEQGQASALTPRAPSPPLALPQLSPEQRGMIEKLVAAQQQCNQRSFSDRLRVTPWPLAPDPQSREARQQRFAHFTELAIVSVQEIVDFAKQLPGFLQLSREDQIALLKTSTIEVMLLETSRRYNPGSESITFLKDFSYNRDDFAKAGLQVEFINPIFEFSRAMNELQLNDAEFALLIAISIFSADRPNVQDQLQVERLQHTYVEALHAYVSIHHPNDPLMFPRMLMKLVSLRTLSSVHSEQVFALRLQDKKLPPLLSEIWDVQE